The genomic region CCGCAGGACCGGATCCGGTTGCATATCTGCTGGGGCAACTACGAAGGTCCGCATGTCTGCGACATCGACATGGCCAAGGTCTTTCCCTTGCTGATGACGGTTCCGGCCCGCTACATCCTGTTTGAAACCGCCAACCCCCGGCATGGCCATGAATGGACCGTGTTTCGCGACCGCGCGTCCGAAATCCCCGACGACAAGGTGCTGATCCCCGGCGCGGTGGACACCACGACCAACTTTGTCGAACATCCTGATCTGGTGGCGCAGCGGCTGGAACGGTTTACCAGTATTCTTGGCACCGAGCGGGTGATTGCCGGATCTGACTGCGGCTTTGGCACCTTTGCCGGCTTTGGCGCGGTGGACCCCGAGATTGCCTGGGCGAAACTTGCCACGCTCAAGGAAGGCGCGCGAAAAGTGGGATGACACCGCTTGTGCTTATTCCAGGCATGATGTGCGATGCACGGCTGTGGGGCGGCGTTGAGGCCGACCTTGGCGTGCCGGTCCATCACCACTTGCCCATCGGGGCGGATAGCATGGCAGCGCTGGCGGCGGACCTGCTGCAGTCGGCACCGCCGCGCTTTGCCCTCGCCGGGCTTTCGCTAGGCGGCATTCTGGCGATGGAGGTGCTGCGACAGTCCCCCGGCCGGGTCGAGCGTCTGGCGCTGCTGGACACCAATCCCCGCGCCGAAACGCCCGATGCTCAGGCTCGGCGCGCGCCCCAGATTGCCCGGGCGCTGTCGGGCGATCTTGCCGGGGTCATGCGGGACGAAATGAAGCCGAACTATCTTGCGGCAGGGCCAGACCAGCCTGCCATCCTTGATCTGTGCATGGACATGGCGCTGTCACTTGGGCCGGAGGTGTTTGCCCGCCAGTCCCGCGCCTTGCGCGACAGGGCCGACCAGCAGCACACCCTTGCCGGCTTTAGGGGGCCGGCCCTTGTGCTTATGGGCGCGGACGACCGGCTTTGCCCCCGCGAACGGCATGACCTGATGAACGCCTTGATGCCGCAATCGCGCCTGTGCATCGTCGCAGGCGCTGGCCATCTGCCGCCACTGGAACGCCCGTCCGAAACCACCGCCGCCCTGCGGGATTGGCTTGCCCTTGCCCATTGAAGGAATTCTTCCATGCCGATCACCGATCTGAAGACGCATTTTGCCACTGGCGGTACTGCCGTGAACGGCTGGTGCGCCATCCCGTCCACGATCACGGCCGAGATCATGGGACGGCAAGGGTTTGACCTGATGACCGTCGATCTGCAGCACGGGCTGATCGACTATCAAATGGCCCTGACCATGGTGCAGGTGCTGCAGGGCCTGCCCGCCCCGGTTCTGGTCCGCGTGCCGTGGAACGAACCCGGCATCATCATGAAATGCCTTGATGCGGGGTTTGCCGGGCTGATCTGCCCGATGATCAACACGGCCGAAGACGCCCGCAATCTGGTTCAGGCCGCCCGCTACGCCCCGCTTGGCGGCCGGTCGTTCGGGCCGACCCGGGCCAATATGGTACATGGGGCTGGCTATGCAAAAGCGGCAAACAGCTCTGTGCTGGTCCTTGCCATGATTGAAACACGCGAGGCGATGCAGAACCTTGATGCCATTCTGGCGGTTGACGGGATTGATGGCGTCTATGTCGGCCCCTCTGACCTTGGGCTGTCGCTGGGGTATGAGCCGACGCTGGACCCGACCGCGCCCGAGGTGCTGGATGCGATTGCCACCATTGGCGCCCGCGCCCGCAAGGCCGAGCGGCTGGCGGGGATTCACTGCGGATCACCCGCGATGATTCATCGGGCATTCGGGCAGGGCTTTCACTTTGCATCGCTTCTGACGGATGCGCGGCTGTTCACCACGGCAATCGCGGTGCAACTGGCGACGGTCCGCAACACATCGGCTGAGGTGGTGAAGGGATACTGATCCCAGACCTGCCACACCTACCCTTCTTGACGAAATCCGGCCCAGTGCCAATCCGGTCGAAACCTTTCAGGAGCCTACGAAAATGACAGAATTCTCATTCCCCGGCATTCACTGGCTCAAGTCCCCCAACCGCGAAACCGGCGCCGATACGGCACAGATCGCGGATACGGTGACGCAGGTCCTTGCCGCGGTTCGCAGTGAAGGCGATGAGGCCGTCCGGCGCTATTCGGCGCAGTTCGACAAGGCGGAGTTGGACGCCTTTGAAGTGCCGATGGCCGACCGGCTGGCAGCAGTGGCCGAGCTTGACCCGCAAACCCGCGCGGATACCGAATTTGCCATCTCCAACGTCCGGGCTTTTGCGCAGGCGCAGCTGGCAACCATCCTGCCGCTGGATGTGGAAATCCGCCCCGGTGTGTTCATGGGCCATCGGGTGATTCCCATCGAACGGGTGGGGTGCTATGTGCCGGGCGGGCGGTTTCCGCTGCTGTCCGCGCCGATCATGACCATCGTCCCGGCCAAGGTCGCCGGTGTCGACGAGGTGATTGCCTGCCTGCCGCCCAACGCCCACCGCGCGATGATCGCCGGCTGCCATCTGTCCGGCGCTGACCGGATCTTCCGGATCGGCGGTGCACAGGCCATCGGTGCCATGGCCTACGGAACCAAGACGGTCCCCGCAGTGGCCAAGATCGTCGGCCCCGGCAATGCCTTTGTGAACGAGGCGAAACGGCAGGTGTTCGGCCCGGTTGGCATCGACCAGCTTGCCGGCCCGTCCGAGATCTACACACTGGCCGACCACACGGGTGACGCCGAGATGCTGGCGACGGACATGCTGGCGCAGGC from Tabrizicola piscis harbors:
- the hisD gene encoding histidinol dehydrogenase, translated to MTEFSFPGIHWLKSPNRETGADTAQIADTVTQVLAAVRSEGDEAVRRYSAQFDKAELDAFEVPMADRLAAVAELDPQTRADTEFAISNVRAFAQAQLATILPLDVEIRPGVFMGHRVIPIERVGCYVPGGRFPLLSAPIMTIVPAKVAGVDEVIACLPPNAHRAMIAGCHLSGADRIFRIGGAQAIGAMAYGTKTVPAVAKIVGPGNAFVNEAKRQVFGPVGIDQLAGPSEIYTLADHTGDAEMLATDMLAQAEHDVRTRVGLITTDAALAEAVMAQVEAQMATLSTAHVAGPAWRDMGEIAIAADEAAMIAYSDFIAAEHLQVHTADPHATAKRLRNYGSLFIGELASVVYSDKCSGTNHTLPTMAAGRYTGGLWVGAYVKIATHQWLDERGVAAVGPPAARQSASEGLEGHRRAAQLRLDRLQAR
- a CDS encoding HpcH/HpaI aldolase family protein; protein product: MPITDLKTHFATGGTAVNGWCAIPSTITAEIMGRQGFDLMTVDLQHGLIDYQMALTMVQVLQGLPAPVLVRVPWNEPGIIMKCLDAGFAGLICPMINTAEDARNLVQAARYAPLGGRSFGPTRANMVHGAGYAKAANSSVLVLAMIETREAMQNLDAILAVDGIDGVYVGPSDLGLSLGYEPTLDPTAPEVLDAIATIGARARKAERLAGIHCGSPAMIHRAFGQGFHFASLLTDARLFTTAIAVQLATVRNTSAEVVKGY
- a CDS encoding alpha/beta fold hydrolase, producing MTPLVLIPGMMCDARLWGGVEADLGVPVHHHLPIGADSMAALAADLLQSAPPRFALAGLSLGGILAMEVLRQSPGRVERLALLDTNPRAETPDAQARRAPQIARALSGDLAGVMRDEMKPNYLAAGPDQPAILDLCMDMALSLGPEVFARQSRALRDRADQQHTLAGFRGPALVLMGADDRLCPRERHDLMNALMPQSRLCIVAGAGHLPPLERPSETTAALRDWLALAH